One window of the Alicyclobacillus vulcanalis genome contains the following:
- the cysC gene encoding adenylyl-sulfate kinase produces MNTIVWQPTPVTKADRRRLNGHSSCVVWLTGLSGSGKSTIAGALELALHERGVRTYLLDGDNLRHGLNRDLGFSPEHRAENIRRTAEVAKLFVDAGIIAICGLISPYRRDREAARAMFEPGEFIEVFVDCPVEVCRSRDPKGLYKRALAGEIKGFTGIDDPYEPPIRPDVMVQTDRTPLRECVRAILHHLEQRGLLGASAQRAGERAAGER; encoded by the coding sequence ATGAACACCATCGTGTGGCAGCCGACGCCGGTGACGAAGGCGGACAGGCGCCGGTTGAACGGGCACTCCAGTTGTGTCGTGTGGCTCACAGGGCTGTCGGGATCGGGCAAATCCACGATTGCCGGCGCGCTCGAACTCGCGCTCCACGAGCGCGGCGTGCGCACGTATCTCTTGGACGGGGACAACCTCCGCCACGGTCTGAATCGCGATCTCGGCTTTTCGCCTGAGCATCGCGCGGAGAACATCCGCCGAACGGCGGAGGTCGCGAAGCTGTTCGTCGACGCGGGGATCATCGCCATCTGCGGCCTCATTTCGCCGTATCGGCGGGATCGCGAGGCAGCGCGGGCGATGTTTGAGCCTGGGGAGTTCATCGAGGTGTTTGTCGATTGTCCCGTCGAGGTGTGCAGATCGCGGGATCCCAAGGGGCTGTACAAGCGCGCGCTGGCCGGGGAGATCAAGGGCTTCACGGGCATCGACGATCCCTACGAGCCGCCCATCCGCCCGGATGTCATGGTCCAGACGGATCGAACGCCGCTCCGGGAGTGCGTGCGGGCCATTCTCCATCACCTTGAGCAGCGCGGCCTGCTCGGCGCATCGGCGCAGCGCGCCGGCGAACGAGCGGCCGGGGAAAGGTAG
- a CDS encoding sulfotransferase family protein, whose product MDVARPNFFIVGAAKSGTSSLDRYLSQHPDIYIPPKKEAHFFSIPDFPERFTGPGDEGMNLYTIRDEEAYLKLFDGHKGERAVGEASVFYLFYPGTARRIREAYPDAKILIMLRNPVDRAFSAYMHLVRDERETLPFRESLAKEEERIRQHYEPLWYYRAVGLYAAQVKRYLDVFGPEQVKVILFEEFARDPVQVVRDCCAFLGVSTDFVPDTSVRHNESGIPKSRSIYNFIAKPNALKEIVKPFIPASVRERLGNRAKSMVLGRMEMEPDLREELAAFFAPDIDRLEAILGRDLSLWRRARRAAGSQ is encoded by the coding sequence ATGGACGTGGCGCGGCCCAACTTTTTCATCGTGGGTGCGGCGAAGAGCGGGACGAGCTCGCTCGACAGGTACCTGAGCCAGCACCCGGACATCTACATTCCGCCGAAAAAAGAGGCTCACTTCTTCTCCATTCCTGATTTTCCCGAGCGTTTCACAGGCCCCGGCGACGAGGGCATGAACCTGTACACCATTCGCGACGAAGAGGCGTACCTGAAGCTGTTCGATGGCCACAAGGGCGAGCGCGCCGTCGGCGAGGCGTCCGTATTTTACCTGTTCTACCCGGGCACGGCCAGGCGCATTCGAGAGGCGTATCCGGACGCGAAGATCCTCATCATGCTGCGGAATCCGGTCGATCGCGCCTTCTCCGCGTACATGCACCTCGTGCGAGACGAGCGCGAGACGCTCCCGTTCCGCGAGTCGCTTGCCAAGGAGGAGGAGCGCATCCGCCAACACTACGAGCCGCTGTGGTATTATCGTGCCGTCGGCCTGTATGCGGCGCAGGTCAAGCGGTATCTCGACGTGTTTGGTCCGGAGCAGGTCAAGGTGATCCTGTTCGAGGAGTTCGCGCGCGATCCGGTTCAGGTGGTCAGGGACTGCTGCGCGTTTCTCGGCGTGTCCACGGACTTCGTCCCGGATACCTCCGTCCGCCACAACGAGTCTGGCATTCCGAAGTCGAGATCGATTTACAACTTCATCGCGAAGCCAAACGCGCTGAAGGAGATCGTGAAGCCCTTCATTCCGGCGAGCGTGCGCGAGCGCCTTGGCAACCGCGCCAAGTCGATGGTGCTTGGGCGCATGGAGATGGAGCCGGACCTTCGCGAAGAGCTGGCCGCCTTTTTTGCGCCGGATATCGACCGACTCGAGGCCATCCTCGGACGAGATCTGTCCCTGTGGCGCCGCGCTCGGCGGGCCGCGGGATCGCAATGA
- a CDS encoding nitroreductase family protein has protein sequence MEVLEAIRGRRHIKLFKPDPIDEATWMSWLQEAANAPNHKMTEPWEIIVVGPEARMNLRHGANFGDAPVVLAVLSKRGASQIERDENLMAVSCFLENLSLVAEAHGAGIRWTSIGWQEHAREVLGVSDEYEIANIIGLGYPAEVPPAKPRTPIAEKIRRVP, from the coding sequence ATGGAGGTTTTGGAGGCGATTCGAGGGCGCCGGCACATCAAGCTGTTCAAGCCGGACCCCATCGATGAGGCGACGTGGATGAGCTGGTTGCAGGAGGCGGCGAATGCGCCCAATCACAAGATGACCGAGCCGTGGGAGATCATCGTCGTGGGGCCGGAAGCTCGGATGAATCTCCGGCACGGTGCGAATTTTGGCGATGCGCCGGTGGTGCTCGCGGTGCTCTCGAAGCGGGGGGCGTCGCAAATCGAGCGCGACGAAAACCTGATGGCGGTGTCGTGCTTCCTGGAAAACCTGAGCCTTGTGGCGGAAGCCCACGGCGCAGGCATTCGCTGGACCTCCATCGGTTGGCAAGAGCATGCGCGCGAGGTCCTCGGCGTGTCGGACGAGTACGAGATTGCCAATATCATTGGGTTGGGCTATCCGGCAGAGGTACCGCCCGCGAAGCCGCGCACGCCCATCGCCGAGAAGATCCGGCGGGTGCCGTGA